Within Deltaproteobacteria bacterium, the genomic segment GCAAGGCCGCCCTCATCGCCCATACGATCAACAACGCCAAGTTGCTGTTCAAGGAGAAGAGTCTCGGGTCGTTGGAAACCGGCAAGCTGGCCGATCTCGTCGTGCTCGACCGGGACTATCTGAC encodes:
- a CDS encoding amidohydrolase family protein; translation: KAALIAHTINNAKLLFKEKSLGSLETGKLADLVVLDRDYLTVPAEEIAAIRPVLTMTGGRITFVEK